The stretch of DNA TATAAACTTACTGTACAAACACTTAATTTGGCTACAGAACAACAACACCAAAAGTAGTCATATGCACAAAACAGGGTGGCGCGCTTTCTTCAGGTATAGTTTTGATAAATTAGTTCTTAGTAATCACACAATGCCAGCTACTAATTGAGTAAAACCAAGCACACATGAGTCTGCCTATCACAATTTATGTTAATTTGATTGGCACTTCTCATTAGCTAGTTTTTATTTCTAGACTAATAATAACTGTCATGCTTTAGTTATATGATTTTTTTATGGATTTCACTAACTACAGCTTTAGGACCAGTTACTTGAGCAAGCAATTATTGTGCAGACATGGCAACCAACCAGAAGGTCTTTAAGGATGCCTCAAGTATGCTAACCAACAGTAGTTCAATTTCTATAAACCAAACATAAAATATAGATGAAGAAAGTAATCATATAAGCCCATTCAATTTGGCCACAACATATCATCACACAAGCAGTTATCTGCACAAAGCAGGGAGGCACACTATCTCCAGGTGAATGTCATGCTTTAATTATATGAAGATTATGGATTCCCCTAACTAAAACTTACGGAGCAGTTACTTCTGCAAGCAATTATTTTGAAGGCATGTTAACCAACCACAAGGTCTTTCAGGATTACTCAGATTGTTAACACAACCAGAGTTCTATAAACGGAGGTGAAAATTAACATAGATGAAGAAGCTTATCATATAAACCTACTGAATTTGGTCACGATACAAGTCACTATCCTCAGAAAACAGGGAGGCATACTATCTCCAGGTCTCGTTTTCCCAATTTAATTCTTAGAAAACCACACGGTGCCAGCTAGTAAATGGAATAAAACCAAACACAATATCTACTCTGCATATCACAATTGCCAGTAAACTAAAGAAACTAACTATATTAACAAAATGTGCAATGCTCCAGGTTAGCTAGGGAGTTAAACCCAAGGGACAGTATATATGCACCTGAAATTGGCTGAAATTTGCTTTGGTCTCCCTCTCAAGGGCCAACCCAGAAATAGAGTCAGCAAACTTCTGTGTCTCCTCCATGTCAATATCAACAGAAGCTAGGCGGCATCCGCATCCGCCACACTCGCCTTCTGCCCCAACTTTCACCCGCTGCACCATCCACGGGCCACTCTGGAGCCACCCCAGCTGATGGCACCCACCGCCATTCGCCACAATGGCGTCCTTCACCTGGCATGCATCCCAATCCATCTTACCAGCCGTCGCCGCCTTCTCGCTCCGAAACCATGCCTCCAACACCTCCGCAGTCTCCTCTTTAACACAGCCGACCGCTCGCCGCAGCTTGTGCATATACTCATACACCTTGTCTGCATCCCCCGCCTTGGCGCTCACCTCAAGGAGCGCAGCGAGCTCAGGCTCCTCCGGCGAGACGGCGGATGCCGCCATGTGTGCCTCAACCGCGTAGGCCTTGCCGGCCTCCCCGGCGCGCCGGAACGCCGCGAGCACGGGGCTGTAGGACCGGAGGCGTGGCGCGAGGCCGTACTTCTCCCGCATGGTGGAGACGAGCCCGAAGGCCTCGTCGGCACCCTCAGCGTCCGCGGCGGCGACGACGCGGGCGAGCGAGGTGATGGTAGCCTCGGAGGGGGGAGCCCCGACCCCGAGCATGTGGGCGAACAcgcggcgcgcggcggcggccgggTGGGCCGGGAACGCGGCGCGGTCCGCGGAGGCGAGCAGGTGGAGGAGCTGGTTGTACTGGTGCGCGGCGAGGCGGAGGTCGGGCGCCGCGTCCGGGCCGGAGACGGCGGCGTCGAAGGCGGCCATGGCCGCCGCGGCGTCCCCGCGGCGGGTGCAGTCGGTGAGGGTGCGGGAGAGGTCCGAGTTGGGGCCCTTCCCGCCCCGGCCGCGCTTACGGCGGGTCccgtcgccggcggcggcggcggcggtggccatgGGCGGCTGGAGAGAAACCCTAACGGGAAGCGAGGGTTTGGACTTGGAGCCGCTCAGCGGCCATGGCCCATATACTCTTGGCAGGAGGGCGCTGCCGGTCGCTGAGATTAGTCCCATACCGCTAGCCGAGAGGAGTTCATCGCGGTTTATAAGGCGGAGTAGGTGCCTCTTGGAGCACTAGCCACAGGATGAAGTGAGCGGGCCTAACCAGCCCTGGAAAGTCCCCGGGCCCCATGCGCAGCGATGCGCCCACGGAGACGTGGACGGCCCATGAGCCGGCTCTCCCTGCCTCGGCGGGGGGCAGAGACGAGTGTGGAGCCCAATCACAGGGGGCCGGCTCTGGGTCAATTGGCCAATCTCACAGTTATTCACTTGGTCCGTAATGGATTAACAGAACGGGGCTTACACTCCTGTGGCACCACCTTTTTTTTTTGTCGTTATATTGAACACCGTTAGTGGTGTCGGTCGTTGTGATCGGACATCTATGCCTCGATTGACGTCGTTGTTCCACTCCAAGGTCTTCGTGGCCCACGAAAATAGCGTAGCAGATGCCGAGGCCTGAATCCAGGTTAAATCATGGCTCGTGGTTGGATTGCACTTGTTAATGATGTACTCCTTCGTCCATGAATAAATGTACTTCTAGCTTTTGTAttaagtcaaagttttaaaactttgatCAACTTTATAGGAAAAAGTAGCAGCATTAATGACACTAAATTAGTATCACTAGATTTGTTTTGAATTGTAATTTCATAATATATCAATTTTATGTCATATATGTTACTACTCTTTTGtatatatttggtcaaaattttaaaactttaaCTTAGAACAAAAGCTAGAAGTACACTTATTCGCGGACGGAGCGAGTAGGCATTGATGTGAAGGTTGGGGGTCAAAGACGATGCTAAAGTCCCGGTCTTTCTTGCCATTGAAGTAAAAGTTATCCCGGTCACCGCATGAGACTCCGGGGTTAGAAATCACACACTCAAGGGAGAAACGTTGATAAATAGTATTGTGCATCATCAGGACATGTATGTATAACATCGTTTCAAAGGTACACATTAACTACATACTTGCATTGCCACTTATGTAGGAAATGTGCGTATCAAATTTATCCTAGGCATACTCACTACAGAACGTCTTGCAGCTGAGCGGCGGGCCATGCATCCGCTGCCACCACCTTGAATTCCTTGGGTAGAGTCGCACCTGAGCGGCGGCGCCAACAAATGTGACGGCACAAAAGACCACCATCGCAGTAGCAACCACGGCTACCAATTGCCACAACATGCCGTAGCTCGAATTGCGAGTTCTTGCCTGAGATAGTACGATCCGTATGTGCACTGTATTGCTGCTGCTGCCTGCTGGTGACCGGTTATGACGAGAATTAACTACCTTGTTTATACACGAATTGACCCGAAGGACTTTATTTTAATGTTGTACCCATggtacttcctccgttccaaaatacttgacttccatttgtcaaAAAAAaaatgtacctatatactaaaatatgtctagatacatctatatTTTGATAAATGAAAGGCATGTATtgtgaaacggagggagtacatagtTGACATTCACGTGGGTCAGTTGTACTAAACCCATCATGGGTAAGTAAAAGCCATGCAAAAAGAATGACATTGAGTGAAGCTTGACCTACAAATTAACAAATTTAGTCTAGGCCACTCAGAATATGCCAAGAAAAGCAAAAGGAGAAAATAATAGAAGAACAGCTAGGTTTTTCATGGTTCTAGCCACTAGCTAGTGTTACATCACCGCCTGCACATAATCAGCATAGAGGCGAGCCAATGATCCCATGGCTGACCTAGGTAGGCTCAAGAATTGGCTTTTAGACCGTTGGATGCTGGTCATGAAGTGTCTAATtaaagatgttttgccttctagTTTTCGAAGAGAATATTCTTTTAACATACAATCATATGAATTGATGTGCCATTTGCAAAGGAACCCTCCGGAACAAGACTATTTGAATTTTTAATTTCACATTAATCACAAGTACCTTTTGTTCCTTAATTGTTCAACACTCCTTCCATGAATACTATTTTCACTAACAATTTTCTACTTATTTCACATGC from Triticum urartu cultivar G1812 chromosome 3, Tu2.1, whole genome shotgun sequence encodes:
- the LOC125546270 gene encoding proteinaceous RNase P 2-like; amino-acid sequence: MGLISATGSALLPRVYGPWPLSGSKSKPSLPVRVSLQPPMATAAAAAGDGTRRKRGRGGKGPNSDLSRTLTDCTRRGDAAAAMAAFDAAVSGPDAAPDLRLAAHQYNQLLHLLASADRAAFPAHPAAAARRVFAHMLGVGAPPSEATITSLARVVAAADAEGADEAFGLVSTMREKYGLAPRLRSYSPVLAAFRRAGEAGKAYAVEAHMAASAVSPEEPELAALLEVSAKAGDADKVYEYMHKLRRAVGCVKEETAEVLEAWFRSEKAATAGKMDWDACQVKDAIVANGGGCHQLGWLQSGPWMVQRVKVGAEGECGGCGCRLASVDIDMEETQKFADSISGLALERETKANFSQFQEWLEAHKEYEAIVDGANIALYQQNFAEGGFSLVQLDAVVTELRDRYNGKWPLVILHNKRIAKLMETASNRHLIETWRANGALYTSPSGSNDDWYWLYAAIGLNCLLVTNDEMRDHIFELLGSSSFFYKWKQRHRVKYTFNKGKAVLVLPPPYSSEIQESETGSWHVPIEEKSGDERARTWLCIGRTDLTKPPCEPLVANRVAQDLSPSEASNGAGQRQPEEQAAPVTGKRKDRD